In one window of Opitutus sp. GAS368 DNA:
- a CDS encoding choice-of-anchor P family protein, translating to MTALLGCCLIGARVEAASTASTTYQGQASIVVITNSNSLPGGSLLLCDTGPLPSTGGSLEQTVSNVNVANGGLVIAMARATTVGDGPQTLSDTVMTGFSVELMPPNGGMSLVTADFVGSTATATCDKNGKASVSASVNIQNLVVNGQAVTVTGAANQVVPFPGGRIVINEQASDVTSGSGVITVTALHVIEDGCLNGLFGFAQAGITCPSSAPPPPPSACGKLTGGGWITGTPSGAKGTFGVSGGIKDGAFWGHLEYIDHDTGMNVHSTAVTGFTIDPATPNCATITYNVDINGVSGGTATVVACDNDDTGHGEQGPKDSFSISVSNGYSAGGNLGGSDPGGGTIQMHKCPPGWMN from the coding sequence ATGACGGCCCTGCTGGGCTGTTGTCTGATCGGCGCACGGGTGGAGGCCGCGTCAACGGCCTCCACCACTTACCAGGGCCAGGCGAGCATCGTGGTGATAACGAACAGCAATTCGCTCCCCGGAGGCTCGCTCTTGCTCTGTGACACGGGACCGCTTCCGAGCACGGGTGGTTCCCTCGAACAGACGGTCTCGAACGTAAATGTCGCCAACGGCGGCCTGGTCATCGCCATGGCCCGGGCTACGACGGTGGGCGATGGGCCCCAGACGTTGTCGGATACCGTCATGACCGGCTTCAGCGTCGAGCTCATGCCGCCGAATGGCGGCATGTCGCTCGTCACGGCCGACTTTGTCGGCAGCACGGCGACCGCCACCTGCGACAAGAACGGCAAGGCGTCGGTTTCCGCCAGCGTCAACATCCAGAACCTGGTCGTCAACGGCCAGGCGGTGACGGTGACCGGCGCCGCCAACCAGGTGGTGCCCTTCCCCGGCGGCCGGATCGTCATCAATGAGCAGGCCAGCGACGTAACCAGCGGCTCGGGCGTGATCACGGTGACGGCCCTGCACGTCATCGAGGATGGCTGTCTGAACGGCCTCTTCGGTTTCGCGCAGGCCGGCATCACCTGCCCGAGCAGCGCGCCGCCCCCGCCCCCTAGCGCCTGCGGCAAGCTTACCGGCGGCGGCTGGATCACCGGCACGCCTTCGGGGGCCAAGGGCACGTTCGGCGTCAGCGGCGGCATCAAGGACGGGGCGTTCTGGGGTCACCTCGAATACATCGACCATGACACCGGCATGAACGTCCACTCCACAGCCGTGACCGGCTTCACCATCGATCCTGCCACGCCGAACTGCGCCACGATCACCTATAACGTGGACATCAACGGCGTCTCGGGCGGCACGGCGACCGTCGTCGCCTGCGACAACGACGACACCGGCCACGGCGAGCAGGGACCGAAGGACAGCTTCAGCATCAGCGTGTCCAACGGTTACTCGGCCGGTGGAAATCTGGGCGGTTCGGATCCGGGCGGCGGCACCATCCAGATGCACAAATGCCCGCCCGGCTGGATGAATTAG
- a CDS encoding vanadium-dependent haloperoxidase, with protein MNPLTFPLRLALTALALAAALAARADLVTDWNARALGAIRAGRTPPPMAARNLAILHVAIFDACNGIGQNCEPYYVTTKPAGVASKEAAITTAARRVLVNLFPAQQAAFEAAAAAELSALADGPAKNTGTAWGETVAAAILQWRANDGANLTVAGPPITGAPGSWVPTPPAFAPALLPNWPQVLPFAMTGPAQFRPMPPPALATAQWVADFNRTKDYGRSDSTIRTADQTAIARFWADGGGTATPPGHWNIIARDVALQHGNTLDENARLFALLNIAEADAGIVAWDCKYAYDSWRPITAIWNADQDGNPDTMPDASWTPLLVTPPFPEYISGHSTFSGAAAAVLAAFYGSDDIAFTTAAEDPPGQTRSFASFSQAAMEAGMSRIYGGIHFMSANLSGLACGAATGGYVMDNFLRPRPGESHRGH; from the coding sequence ATGAATCCCCTGACTTTTCCGCTCCGGCTGGCGCTGACCGCCCTGGCCTTGGCTGCCGCCCTGGCCGCGCGCGCCGACCTTGTCACCGATTGGAACGCGCGGGCGCTCGGCGCCATCCGGGCCGGCCGCACGCCGCCGCCGATGGCCGCGCGCAACCTGGCCATCCTCCACGTGGCGATCTTCGACGCCTGCAACGGCATCGGCCAGAACTGCGAACCGTATTATGTGACGACGAAGCCCGCCGGCGTCGCCTCGAAGGAGGCGGCCATCACCACCGCGGCGCGGCGCGTCCTCGTCAATCTCTTCCCCGCGCAACAGGCGGCCTTCGAGGCGGCCGCGGCGGCGGAGCTGTCCGCGCTCGCCGACGGCCCGGCGAAGAACACCGGCACCGCCTGGGGCGAGACGGTGGCCGCTGCCATTCTGCAATGGCGGGCCAACGACGGCGCGAATCTGACCGTGGCCGGTCCGCCGATCACGGGTGCCCCGGGCAGCTGGGTGCCGACGCCGCCGGCGTTCGCCCCGGCGCTGCTGCCCAACTGGCCGCAGGTCCTGCCCTTCGCGATGACGGGCCCGGCGCAGTTCCGTCCGATGCCGCCGCCGGCGCTCGCCACGGCGCAGTGGGTCGCGGATTTCAACCGCACCAAGGACTACGGCCGCAGCGACAGCACCATCCGCACTGCCGACCAGACGGCCATCGCGCGCTTCTGGGCCGACGGCGGCGGCACCGCCACGCCGCCCGGCCACTGGAACATCATCGCCCGGGACGTCGCCCTCCAGCACGGCAACACGCTCGATGAAAACGCCCGGCTGTTCGCCCTGCTGAACATCGCGGAGGCCGACGCCGGCATCGTCGCTTGGGATTGCAAATACGCCTACGATTCCTGGCGCCCCATCACGGCGATCTGGAATGCGGACCAGGACGGCAACCCGGATACGATGCCGGATGCAAGCTGGACGCCGCTGCTGGTCACCCCGCCGTTCCCGGAATACATTTCGGGCCACAGCACGTTCAGCGGCGCGGCCGCGGCCGTGCTGGCGGCTTTCTATGGCTCCGACGACATCGCCTTCACCACCGCGGCCGAGGATCCCCCGGGGCAGACCCGGTCGTTCGCCTCGTTCTCGCAGGCGGCGATGGAGGCCGGCATGAGCCGCATCTACGGCGGCATCCATTTCATGTCGGCCAACCTGAGCGGCCTCGCCTGCGGTGCCGCGACCGGGGGCTATGTCATGGACAACTTCCTCCGGCCCCGGCCGGGCGAATCGCACCGCGGGCATTGA